The following coding sequences are from one Brienomyrus brachyistius isolate T26 chromosome 15, BBRACH_0.4, whole genome shotgun sequence window:
- the zgc:113223 gene encoding tetraspanin-33 isoform X1 has product MVNSTKTYKAIKYILFVGCYLFWVSSAILIAVGVYAKVAKEGDVVDSLTADPALLFICIGSLMFTVTFFGCFGALRDNVRLLQIFVGILVAILLLRISAAVLGFIFSDLVLERTDLLIKTGIEKYRDDLDLENIIDFVQKKFQCCGGHSYRDWSYNVYFNCSKTNPSVERCGVPFSCCIQQKKKSVLNTMCGYGTQQEVRAGQSIYTTGCLDKITKWGEQNLLLLAGMAAGLLSLEICMVSLAAALIHQIKLKMTKEMEK; this is encoded by the exons ATGGTTAACAGTACGAAAACGTACAAGGCTATCAAGTACATTTTGTTTGTCGGCTGTTACTTATTTTGG GTCTCTAGTGCTATTCTAATTGCAGTTGGCGTTTATGCCAAAGTTGCCAAGGAGGGAG ACGTTGTGGACTCTCTGACCGCTGACCCAGCCCTGTTATTCATTTGCATCGGCTCTCTCATGTTCACGGTCACCTTCTTCGGATGCTTTGGGGCACTACGTGATAATGTTCGTCTTCTTCAAATT TTTGTAGGGATCTTGGTAGCTATTCTTCTTCTTCGGATATCAGCAGCTGTGTTGGGATTCATATTCTCTGACTTG GTACTGGAGAGGACAGACTTATTGATAAAAACTGGAATTGAGAAATACCGTGATGACCTGGACCTGGAGAACATAATAGACTTTGTCCAAAAAAAG TTCCAGTGCTGTGGGGGCCATTCCTACAGAGACTGGTCTTACAACGTGTACTTCAACTGCTCCAAGACCAACCCAAGCGTAGAGCGTTGTGGTGTGCCATTCTCTTGCTGCATACAACAAAAGAAGAAG TCAGTACTTAACACCATGTGTGGCTATGGGACACAGCAGGAAGTCAGGGCAGGGCAGAGCATCTACACCACCGGCTGCCTGGATAAAATCACCAAGTGGGGAGAGCAGAATCTCCTGCTCTTGGCGGGAATGGCTGCGGGGCTCCTCTCTTTGGAG
- the zgc:113223 gene encoding tetraspanin-33 isoform X2: MVNSTKTYKAIKYILFVGCYLFWVSSAILIAVGVYAKVAKEGDVVDSLTADPALLFICIGSLMFTVTFFGCFGALRDNVRLLQIFVGILVAILLLRISAAVLGFIFSDLVLERTDLLIKTGIEKYRDDLDLENIIDFVQKKFQCCGGHSYRDWSYNVYFNCSKTNPSVERCGVPFSCCIQQKKKSVLNTMCGYGTQQEVRAGQSIYTTGCLDKITKWGEQNLLLLAGMAAGLLSLEVRHVLDEGYVWSPWRQPLYTKSS; the protein is encoded by the exons ATGGTTAACAGTACGAAAACGTACAAGGCTATCAAGTACATTTTGTTTGTCGGCTGTTACTTATTTTGG GTCTCTAGTGCTATTCTAATTGCAGTTGGCGTTTATGCCAAAGTTGCCAAGGAGGGAG ACGTTGTGGACTCTCTGACCGCTGACCCAGCCCTGTTATTCATTTGCATCGGCTCTCTCATGTTCACGGTCACCTTCTTCGGATGCTTTGGGGCACTACGTGATAATGTTCGTCTTCTTCAAATT TTTGTAGGGATCTTGGTAGCTATTCTTCTTCTTCGGATATCAGCAGCTGTGTTGGGATTCATATTCTCTGACTTG GTACTGGAGAGGACAGACTTATTGATAAAAACTGGAATTGAGAAATACCGTGATGACCTGGACCTGGAGAACATAATAGACTTTGTCCAAAAAAAG TTCCAGTGCTGTGGGGGCCATTCCTACAGAGACTGGTCTTACAACGTGTACTTCAACTGCTCCAAGACCAACCCAAGCGTAGAGCGTTGTGGTGTGCCATTCTCTTGCTGCATACAACAAAAGAAGAAG TCAGTACTTAACACCATGTGTGGCTATGGGACACAGCAGGAAGTCAGGGCAGGGCAGAGCATCTACACCACCGGCTGCCTGGATAAAATCACCAAGTGGGGAGAGCAGAATCTCCTGCTCTTGGCGGGAATGGCTGCGGGGCTCCTCTCTTTGGAGGTCAGGCATGTTCTAGATGAAGG